The following are encoded together in the Arcticibacterium luteifluviistationis genome:
- a CDS encoding toxin-antitoxin system YwqK family antitoxin encodes MFSIFSLWILFGCQSLSSSISVPDIEVNEDDLILNPSTGQWFLDSKAFSGFAVKYFPDGSVRERKSFYKGKKEGLIQKWDMAGTLRYEAKFSSNKREGVSKTWSESSVLVSESNFTNGVVNGIQRKWYPSGKIFKKMNIVNGKEEGIQQTWWENGKLYVNYEAKNGRIFGLKRSTLCYELQNEIVQK; translated from the coding sequence ATGTTTTCAATATTTTCATTGTGGATACTTTTTGGATGCCAAAGTTTATCTTCAAGCATTTCAGTTCCAGACATTGAAGTCAATGAAGACGATTTGATTCTGAATCCAAGTACTGGCCAATGGTTCTTAGACAGCAAAGCCTTCAGTGGCTTTGCTGTTAAATACTTTCCAGATGGCTCTGTAAGAGAGCGTAAATCCTTTTATAAAGGAAAGAAAGAAGGATTGATACAGAAATGGGACATGGCTGGCACTTTAAGGTATGAAGCTAAGTTTAGCTCAAACAAAAGGGAAGGCGTGTCAAAAACATGGTCTGAAAGCTCTGTGCTGGTTTCCGAATCTAATTTTACAAATGGTGTGGTTAATGGGATTCAAAGGAAATGGTACCCAAGTGGGAAGATTTTCAAAAAGATGAACATTGTCAATGGAAAAGAGGAAGGCATTCAGCAAACTTGGTGGGAAAATGGGAAGCTTTATGTTAATTATGAAGCTAAAAATGGAAGGATTTTTGGTTTGAAACGTTCTACTTTATGCTATGAATTACAGAATGAAATTGTTCAGAAGTAA
- a CDS encoding AbiH family protein, translating into MGRFKKENTLVIVGNGFDLAHGYKTRYSDFVEDIFFGAIKKQVPELNSDARAIGVKNELITIPDKYYKFDNEKSIADQVLENGSHKIEFNNRFFGRIISGNLYKWVDYESFYFNELLKTVEGNVSITELNAEFKTVKKFIVDYLERELMGTFHEPDRVPISDSINDFFQQLNVSYEYERMESGADPIHILNFNYSNTPKRYSNTEGFFLNNIHGTLLDKSQIIFGYGDETVPSYQKIEDLNVDDYHKFFKSIGYLMDDKYSKLLDFIDREEGFDVEILGHSCGISDRVLLKTIFEHSNCKKIRIHYHEWENKLGVLENDFESKMINISRHFSDKKVLRSKVLNFKESKPLIPFRLQNKFR; encoded by the coding sequence ATGGGACGTTTTAAGAAAGAGAATACTTTAGTAATTGTCGGGAATGGTTTTGACTTGGCTCATGGCTATAAAACACGGTATTCTGATTTTGTAGAAGATATATTTTTTGGTGCTATTAAGAAGCAAGTTCCTGAACTGAATTCGGATGCTAGAGCCATCGGGGTAAAAAATGAATTAATAACAATTCCTGATAAGTACTATAAATTTGATAATGAAAAATCAATTGCAGACCAAGTATTAGAGAATGGAAGCCATAAAATTGAATTCAACAATAGGTTTTTTGGAAGAATTATTTCAGGAAATCTCTATAAATGGGTAGACTATGAAAGTTTTTATTTTAATGAATTATTAAAAACGGTAGAAGGGAATGTCTCGATAACAGAACTCAATGCTGAGTTTAAAACGGTTAAGAAGTTTATAGTCGACTATTTGGAGAGAGAATTAATGGGGACATTTCATGAACCAGATAGGGTACCTATATCAGATTCCATTAATGATTTTTTTCAACAGCTTAATGTGAGCTATGAATATGAAAGAATGGAATCAGGTGCTGACCCAATCCACATTCTAAATTTTAATTACTCTAATACACCAAAAAGATATTCGAATACAGAGGGCTTTTTTCTGAATAATATTCATGGAACATTACTTGATAAAAGCCAAATAATTTTTGGTTATGGTGACGAAACCGTTCCTTCTTACCAAAAAATAGAAGATTTGAATGTTGATGATTATCATAAGTTCTTCAAGTCTATTGGATATCTAATGGATGATAAATACAGTAAACTGTTAGACTTTATTGACAGAGAAGAAGGTTTTGATGTAGAAATTTTAGGGCATTCCTGTGGTATTTCGGACAGAGTTCTTCTTAAAACTATTTTTGAGCATTCTAATTGCAAAAAAATACGAATTCACTATCACGAATGGGAGAATAAGTTAGGAGTGTTAGAAAACGATTTTGAAAGTAAGATGATAAATATTTCCCGTCACTTTAGCGATAAAAAAGTCTTACGTTCAAAAGTTCTTAATTTTAAAGAATCAAAACCATTAATTCCCTTTCGTCTACAAAATAAATTTCGATGA
- a CDS encoding YHYH protein, with the protein MRNFVISTAIALTGLFIISGCDDDSSEDPVADVTSSLSSAFAEFDEGNTDIYLDGSNVVIETNGLPNHTTPYWGEGNALYVEPQDGFVSTPSLLTGYDGYATLTVSANPTKASQTTATSLGAIGIAVSGAAIFNDQEGNGALSQAAVSLDYSGAHIGPAEYHYHTEPEAWTKDDENLVGIIADGFFIYGRKCNSTGTYPTDLDASGGHTSTTQHSTEALYHYHIENELYINKYYIIFPGAYQGTPSSIR; encoded by the coding sequence ATGAGAAATTTCGTAATATCTACTGCTATTGCCCTTACGGGTTTGTTTATTATTTCAGGCTGTGATGATGATAGTTCAGAAGATCCTGTTGCGGATGTAACAAGTTCATTGAGTTCGGCCTTTGCTGAATTTGATGAAGGTAATACCGATATTTACTTAGATGGCTCTAATGTGGTTATTGAAACTAATGGCTTACCAAATCATACTACACCATACTGGGGAGAGGGAAATGCTTTGTACGTAGAGCCTCAAGATGGTTTTGTATCTACGCCAAGTTTACTTACAGGATATGATGGCTATGCTACTTTAACTGTTTCTGCTAATCCAACTAAAGCGTCTCAAACTACAGCAACAAGTTTAGGAGCCATTGGAATTGCGGTAAGTGGTGCTGCTATTTTTAATGACCAAGAAGGAAATGGTGCTTTAAGTCAGGCTGCCGTAAGTTTAGATTATTCTGGAGCTCACATTGGGCCAGCGGAATACCATTACCATACAGAGCCAGAAGCTTGGACAAAAGATGATGAAAATCTTGTTGGAATTATTGCTGACGGTTTCTTTATATACGGAAGGAAGTGTAACTCTACAGGAACTTATCCTACAGATTTAGATGCGTCGGGTGGTCATACTAGCACTACACAGCACTCTACGGAAGCTCTATATCACTACCATATAGAAAACGAGCTTTATATCAACAAATATTATATTATTTTCCCTGGAGCTTATCAAGGTACACCTAGTTCAATAAGATAA
- the trpD gene encoding anthranilate phosphoribosyltransferase: protein MKTYLNQLIRHQSLTKEEAFRALSKIAAGEVNPSQTAAFLMGIQQKGITSEELTGFRDAMLAVANKIDLSDFDAMDVCGTGGDGKDTFNISTTSAFVIAGAGQKVAKHGNHGVSSAVGSSTVLEHLGIKFTNDADYLKEKLETAGMCYLHAPLFHPAMRHVGPIRKELGMKTFFNMLGPLLNPGEVKKQLTGVYDLCVFELYEQVFRQTDKQFGIIFDLAVYDEISLTGDFMFSSHYPSADEGELFSPSAFGLKNFKAEQLYGGGGLEDSAKMLVDILENKGTEAQTSVVLANAAIGLGVAQNITLEQGMALAKESLESGRAREVLKKMVS, encoded by the coding sequence ATGAAAACCTACCTAAACCAATTAATCCGACATCAATCACTTACGAAAGAAGAAGCCTTTCGGGCTCTTTCTAAAATAGCTGCGGGCGAGGTGAATCCTTCGCAAACGGCTGCTTTTTTGATGGGAATTCAGCAGAAAGGCATTACGTCAGAAGAGTTGACGGGCTTTAGAGATGCCATGTTGGCGGTTGCTAATAAAATAGATTTGTCAGACTTTGACGCCATGGATGTTTGCGGAACGGGAGGAGATGGTAAAGACACCTTTAATATCTCTACTACATCGGCTTTTGTGATTGCAGGTGCAGGACAAAAAGTAGCCAAACACGGAAACCATGGAGTGAGTAGTGCGGTAGGAAGCAGCACCGTTTTAGAGCATTTAGGCATCAAATTTACCAACGACGCTGATTACCTTAAAGAGAAACTAGAAACAGCTGGAATGTGCTATTTACATGCTCCACTTTTTCATCCTGCCATGCGTCATGTAGGGCCTATCAGAAAAGAATTAGGCATGAAAACCTTTTTCAATATGCTAGGTCCATTGCTTAACCCAGGCGAAGTGAAAAAACAATTGACAGGCGTTTATGACCTCTGTGTTTTTGAATTATACGAACAAGTTTTTCGTCAGACCGATAAACAATTCGGTATCATTTTCGACTTGGCGGTTTATGACGAAATTTCTTTGACAGGAGACTTTATGTTTTCTTCTCATTATCCATCTGCGGACGAAGGAGAGCTTTTTAGTCCTTCGGCTTTTGGTTTGAAAAACTTTAAGGCGGAGCAGCTTTATGGTGGCGGAGGTTTAGAAGATTCAGCTAAAATGCTAGTTGATATTCTTGAAAATAAAGGCACCGAGGCTCAAACTTCGGTAGTATTGGCAAATGCCGCAATAGGTCTTGGAGTAGCCCAAAACATCACCCTAGAGCAAGGAATGGCACTCGCCAAAGAGTCTTTGGAGAGCGGAAGAGCTAGAGAAGTTTTGAAGAAAATGGTTTCTTAA
- a CDS encoding anthranilate synthase component II, whose translation MKILVLDNYDSFVYNLVYILKELGGDVDVFRNDKISVEDVKKYDKIMLSPGPGIPEEAGIMMDLLAEYKTTKSIFGVCLGHQAIGETFGSKLDNMGEVLHGVTTACEVIDENELLFKGIPSRFDVCRYHSWTVLPDSMPSDLKITAKDDNGYVMAEAHQKYDVRGVQFHPEAYLTQHGVKMVENWMKG comes from the coding sequence ATGAAAATATTAGTACTAGATAATTATGATTCTTTTGTGTACAATTTGGTATATATTTTAAAAGAATTAGGCGGCGATGTAGATGTGTTTCGTAACGACAAAATATCTGTAGAAGATGTCAAGAAATACGATAAAATTATGCTTTCTCCCGGTCCAGGGATTCCTGAAGAAGCAGGCATTATGATGGATTTGTTGGCAGAGTATAAAACCACAAAAAGCATTTTTGGTGTTTGCTTAGGGCATCAAGCCATTGGTGAAACTTTTGGAAGTAAACTAGATAATATGGGGGAGGTGCTTCATGGAGTTACCACAGCTTGCGAAGTGATCGATGAGAACGAATTGCTTTTCAAAGGCATTCCAAGTCGCTTTGATGTGTGTAGGTATCACAGCTGGACAGTTTTGCCAGATTCTATGCCATCAGACTTGAAAATAACGGCCAAAGACGATAATGGCTACGTAATGGCAGAAGCACATCAAAAATATGATGTAAGAGGCGTGCAGTTTCACCCAGAAGCTTATTTGACACAGCATGGCGTTAAGATGGTCGAGAATTGGATGAAGGGGTGA
- a CDS encoding Gfo/Idh/MocA family protein: MSIEENRRSFIKKMGGSAIALPFLSNKGSAQPKETYDGKKLGIALVGLGYYAVNKILPGVDESPYWELKGIVTGTPSKIPALKEKYNLKDENILNYDNYANLANCPDIDVVYVCLPNGMHAEYSIKAANAGKHVITEKPMANTPQECEDMIKACKKNNVKLAVGYRCHFEPFNLELMRYGRENTFGKINYIQSMFGWTAGDPKMWRLNKELGGGGPLMDVGIYSINAARYTKGMEPRSVVAHFGPVTDKTRFSEVEESVSWHMEFPDDTVFTGFTTYNTNVEKFQAYGDKGWVEMGPAFSYGPIVGNTSKGKMDMEVVYHQTYQMNGMGAMFLSSDPIPDHCSGVEGLKDMKIISAIYESAEAGGKKIML, encoded by the coding sequence ATGAGTATTGAAGAAAACAGACGTTCGTTTATTAAAAAAATGGGTGGCAGTGCCATTGCACTTCCCTTCTTATCAAACAAAGGCTCAGCACAGCCTAAAGAAACTTACGACGGTAAAAAGCTAGGCATAGCCTTAGTTGGACTAGGATATTATGCTGTGAATAAAATCCTTCCTGGCGTTGACGAATCTCCTTATTGGGAATTAAAAGGTATTGTAACCGGAACTCCTTCAAAGATTCCTGCACTCAAAGAAAAATATAATTTAAAGGATGAAAACATTCTTAACTATGACAACTACGCTAACCTGGCAAACTGCCCTGATATAGACGTAGTTTATGTTTGCCTTCCTAATGGCATGCATGCCGAATACTCCATTAAAGCTGCCAATGCTGGAAAACATGTAATCACTGAAAAGCCAATGGCAAATACCCCACAAGAATGTGAGGATATGATTAAGGCCTGCAAAAAAAATAATGTAAAACTAGCGGTAGGCTATAGATGCCATTTTGAGCCTTTTAATCTTGAGCTAATGCGATATGGCAGAGAGAATACTTTTGGCAAAATAAATTACATACAAAGTATGTTTGGCTGGACTGCTGGCGACCCAAAAATGTGGCGATTAAATAAAGAACTAGGTGGTGGTGGCCCCCTGATGGATGTAGGGATTTATAGCATTAATGCTGCCAGATACACCAAAGGAATGGAGCCTCGCTCTGTGGTAGCTCACTTTGGCCCAGTCACTGATAAAACTCGCTTTAGTGAGGTTGAAGAATCTGTATCATGGCATATGGAATTCCCTGACGACACTGTATTTACAGGCTTTACCACTTACAACACTAATGTAGAGAAATTTCAGGCGTATGGAGATAAAGGCTGGGTAGAAATGGGACCTGCTTTTAGTTATGGGCCTATTGTAGGAAATACATCAAAAGGAAAAATGGACATGGAAGTGGTATACCATCAAACCTATCAAATGAACGGAATGGGTGCTATGTTTTTAAGCTCTGACCCTATTCCAGACCACTGTTCAGGTGTGGAAGGCTTAAAAGATATGAAAATCATTTCGGCTATTTATGAGTCTGCCGAAGCTGGCGGAAAAAAGATTATGCTTTAG
- the nadC gene encoding carboxylating nicotinate-nucleotide diphosphorylase, which yields MEIKPEEVKAFIQAALREDIGDGDHTSLSTVPADAQGKAKLLVKDDGILAGIELAKAIFKEVDPELEIEVLLNDGDEIKYGDIAFYVTGKDQSILTAERLVLNCMQRMSGIATTTRAIVKKLEGTKCKVLDTRKTTPNFRLPEKWAVKIGGGVNHRTGLYDMILIKDNHVDYAGGIKNAMLSAQKYLKETGRDLPIEVEVRDFEELKEVLEIGGVVRIMLDNFNYEQTREALKIINGRFPVESSGGITPETIRGYAECGIDYASMGYLTHSIKSLDLSLKAVK from the coding sequence ATGGAAATCAAACCAGAAGAAGTAAAAGCATTTATTCAAGCAGCATTAAGAGAAGATATAGGTGATGGCGACCACACCTCTCTATCTACCGTGCCTGCTGATGCTCAAGGAAAAGCAAAACTCCTTGTCAAAGACGATGGCATTTTGGCTGGAATAGAACTAGCCAAAGCTATTTTTAAGGAGGTAGACCCTGAGCTAGAAATAGAAGTTTTACTTAATGATGGTGATGAAATCAAATACGGCGACATTGCTTTTTATGTAACAGGCAAAGACCAATCTATCTTAACTGCCGAAAGATTAGTGCTTAACTGCATGCAACGCATGAGCGGAATAGCCACCACTACCAGAGCCATTGTCAAAAAACTAGAAGGCACTAAGTGTAAAGTACTTGATACCAGAAAAACTACCCCTAACTTCCGTTTGCCAGAAAAATGGGCGGTGAAAATAGGTGGTGGAGTGAACCACAGAACGGGACTTTATGACATGATTCTTATCAAAGACAACCATGTGGATTATGCCGGTGGCATCAAAAACGCCATGCTTTCAGCTCAGAAATACTTAAAAGAAACAGGAAGAGACTTACCAATAGAGGTAGAAGTAAGAGACTTTGAAGAGTTAAAAGAAGTTTTAGAAATAGGTGGCGTGGTGAGAATCATGCTAGACAACTTTAACTACGAGCAAACAAGAGAAGCTCTAAAGATTATTAACGGGCGTTTTCCTGTAGAATCTTCTGGCGGAATTACCCCAGAAACAATAAGAGGATATGCCGAATGTGGCATTGATTACGCATCAATGGGTTATCTCACACACAGCATTAAAAGCTTAGATTTAAGCTTAAAAGCCGTAAAATAA
- a CDS encoding anthranilate synthase component I family protein, which yields MSKIFNITTRSKKQLADTLTPVGIFMRLRDQYKYSVMLESADYHAMQNSFSYIGCDPVASIIIDNDEVKQVFPDGSREDFKLENRKDAVGVLKSFAARFEAPEGKSGSISNGLFGHMAYDAVQYFEDIEIQEKNEENKVPSLIYRVYRYVIAINHFKNELNIFEHTYGGEKNPVQNGLETIELYVNNPKSSSKKFKVTSEEESNVTDEQMKATINTCIKHCLRGDVFQIVPSRRYSKQFKGDDFNVYRALRSINPSPYLFYFDGGDYSIFGSSPEKQIHIDGEQAEIHPIAGTFKRTGDDVKDAELAKQLDADPKESAEHVMLVDLARNDLSRSSEQVKVEVFKEVQYYSHVLHLVSKVTGKMMKGTNPLQLVADTFPAGTLSGSPKHMAMTIINKLENTNRGIYGGAIGFMDFKGNFNHAIAIRTFLSKGNRLFYQAGMGVVAKSDVALEMAEVGNKLGALRDAMEMAEGI from the coding sequence ATGAGTAAGATATTTAATATTACCACCCGTTCTAAAAAACAACTGGCAGATACATTGACCCCAGTTGGCATTTTTATGCGTCTTCGTGACCAGTACAAGTACTCTGTCATGCTAGAAAGTGCAGATTATCACGCCATGCAAAACAGTTTCAGCTACATTGGCTGCGATCCTGTGGCGAGTATCATAATAGATAACGACGAGGTGAAGCAGGTTTTTCCTGACGGAAGTAGAGAAGACTTTAAGCTAGAAAACAGAAAAGATGCAGTAGGTGTTTTGAAAAGCTTTGCAGCTAGATTTGAAGCTCCAGAAGGCAAGAGTGGCTCCATAAGCAATGGTCTTTTTGGGCACATGGCTTATGATGCCGTTCAGTATTTTGAAGACATTGAGATTCAAGAAAAAAACGAAGAGAATAAGGTTCCTTCCTTGATTTATAGAGTTTACAGGTATGTGATAGCCATAAATCATTTCAAAAATGAGTTGAATATTTTTGAACATACCTACGGAGGAGAAAAGAATCCCGTACAGAATGGTTTAGAGACCATTGAGCTTTATGTAAATAATCCAAAGTCTAGTAGCAAGAAGTTTAAAGTCACGAGTGAAGAAGAAAGCAACGTGACGGATGAGCAAATGAAAGCTACCATTAACACCTGTATCAAACATTGTTTACGAGGAGATGTTTTTCAAATAGTACCATCAAGAAGGTATTCGAAGCAGTTTAAGGGAGACGATTTTAATGTTTATAGAGCATTGCGTAGCATCAATCCTTCGCCTTATTTGTTTTATTTTGACGGAGGAGATTACAGCATTTTTGGTTCATCTCCAGAGAAGCAAATTCATATTGACGGAGAGCAGGCAGAGATTCATCCAATAGCGGGTACTTTTAAAAGAACGGGTGACGATGTAAAAGATGCTGAATTGGCGAAGCAACTAGACGCCGACCCTAAAGAGTCTGCAGAGCATGTGATGTTGGTAGATTTAGCTAGAAATGATTTGAGCCGTAGCTCAGAACAGGTCAAAGTGGAGGTTTTTAAAGAGGTTCAATATTACTCACACGTACTTCACCTAGTTTCAAAAGTAACAGGGAAGATGATGAAAGGAACCAATCCGCTTCAGTTAGTGGCAGACACTTTTCCGGCAGGAACACTTTCAGGTTCGCCAAAACACATGGCCATGACTATTATTAACAAACTGGAAAATACCAACAGAGGTATCTACGGTGGAGCCATTGGTTTTATGGATTTCAAAGGTAATTTTAACCACGCTATTGCCATTCGTACATTTTTGAGCAAAGGCAATAGACTTTTTTATCAGGCAGGAATGGGCGTGGTAGCCAAATCTGATGTAGCACTAGAAATGGCGGAAGTTGGAAATAAATTAGGAGCATTAAGAGATGCCATGGAAATGGCGGAGGGAATATAG
- a CDS encoding superoxide dismutase, protein MAFELPALPFANDALEPHFDAMTMEIHHDRHHNGYVNNLNNAIAGTDLEGKTIEEILAVAGTSGAAVRNNGGGHYNHSLFWSILAPQGVGGNLSGPLKAAIIEQFGSVDEFKAKFKTAAGTRFGSGWAWLGVKADGSLCVCSSPNQDNPLMDVAECPCTPILGLDVWEHAYYLKYQNKRPDYIDAFWTVVNWNAVEARYAAAKG, encoded by the coding sequence ATGGCTTTTGAACTTCCAGCATTACCATTTGCAAACGATGCATTAGAACCTCATTTTGATGCAATGACTATGGAGATACACCACGACCGTCATCATAACGGATACGTGAATAATCTTAATAACGCCATTGCAGGTACAGATTTAGAAGGAAAGACTATCGAAGAAATTTTAGCTGTAGCTGGTACTAGCGGTGCTGCGGTAAGAAATAATGGTGGAGGTCATTATAACCACTCTCTTTTCTGGTCAATCTTAGCTCCTCAGGGAGTTGGTGGAAACCTTTCTGGTCCATTAAAGGCTGCTATTATTGAGCAATTTGGTTCTGTTGACGAATTCAAAGCTAAATTTAAAACAGCAGCTGGAACACGTTTTGGTTCTGGATGGGCTTGGTTAGGTGTTAAAGCTGACGGGTCTCTTTGTGTATGTTCTTCTCCAAACCAAGACAATCCTTTGATGGATGTAGCTGAGTGCCCATGTACTCCTATTTTAGGTCTTGATGTTTGGGAGCACGCATACTACTTAAAGTATCAAAACAAACGTCCTGATTACATTGACGCTTTCTGGACGGTAGTAAACTGGAACGCTGTAGAAGCTCGTTACGCTGCTGCAAAAGGATAA
- a CDS encoding SCO family protein produces the protein MKLFRSKYIVILFFGLANLASCNKDGGQNDSRVEELPYFDEASFTPQWINADSNSLNDFHVIPAFSLINQDGDSISQKSLEGKIYVANFFFTTCPGICPQMSDNMGILQEEFMDDDEVMLISHSVTPDRDTVEKLAGYANKRGIKSKKWYLLTGDRQQIYDLGRGAYFIEENMGIEKTVDDFLHTENFVLIDKNKHIRGIYNGLNKTSVNQLIADIKTLEEES, from the coding sequence ATGAAATTGTTCAGAAGTAAATATATTGTCATCCTTTTTTTTGGTTTAGCCAACCTAGCTTCTTGTAATAAGGATGGAGGCCAAAATGATAGCAGGGTAGAAGAACTACCATATTTTGATGAGGCATCATTTACACCTCAATGGATAAATGCCGATTCTAATTCGCTGAATGATTTTCATGTTATTCCGGCGTTTTCTTTAATAAATCAGGATGGGGACTCCATCTCTCAGAAATCATTAGAAGGGAAGATTTATGTGGCAAATTTTTTCTTTACCACTTGCCCAGGTATTTGTCCTCAAATGAGTGATAATATGGGGATTCTCCAAGAAGAATTTATGGATGATGATGAGGTCATGCTTATATCACATTCTGTAACACCCGATAGAGATACGGTTGAGAAACTTGCTGGCTATGCCAATAAAAGAGGTATAAAAAGCAAAAAATGGTATTTGCTCACAGGAGATAGACAGCAAATTTATGATTTGGGCAGGGGTGCTTATTTCATAGAAGAAAATATGGGCATAGAAAAGACAGTGGACGATTTCCTACATACGGAAAACTTTGTTCTTATTGATAAAAACAAGCACATAAGAGGAATTTATAACGGCTTGAATAAAACTTCTGTTAATCAGTTGATTGCAGATATTAAAACGCTAGAAGAGGAGAGTTAA
- a CDS encoding LOG family protein produces MKSVLVYCGANSGLNPIYKETAVALGKELVKREIRLIYGGGSLGLMGTIADTVMENGGEVVGIIPSFLDKMEVGHPDLTEIHVVETMHERKALMEKMCDGVVTLPGGFGSMDELFEILSWAQLGLHRKPVGLLNVNGFYEPLIAQMDLMVREGFLKQPNREIVKISHSIEGVFELMEAYVPEVTQKWLDRENI; encoded by the coding sequence ATGAAATCAGTTTTAGTGTATTGCGGAGCAAATTCAGGTTTGAACCCAATTTATAAAGAAACGGCGGTGGCCTTGGGCAAAGAATTGGTAAAAAGAGAGATTAGACTGATTTATGGTGGAGGTAGTTTAGGTTTGATGGGTACCATAGCAGACACCGTAATGGAAAACGGCGGAGAGGTAGTTGGTATTATTCCATCTTTCCTTGACAAAATGGAGGTTGGACATCCTGATTTGACAGAAATTCATGTGGTAGAAACTATGCATGAGCGGAAGGCTCTCATGGAGAAGATGTGTGATGGGGTTGTTACGCTTCCTGGTGGGTTTGGAAGTATGGATGAGCTTTTTGAAATCCTTTCTTGGGCCCAACTAGGGCTTCATAGAAAACCAGTGGGTCTTTTAAATGTCAATGGTTTCTATGAGCCTTTAATAGCTCAAATGGATTTAATGGTGAGGGAAGGCTTTTTAAAACAACCAAATCGGGAGATTGTTAAAATCTCCCATTCGATTGAAGGGGTTTTTGAATTAATGGAGGCTTATGTTCCCGAGGTAACCCAAAAATGGTTAGATAGGGAAAATATTTAA
- a CDS encoding nucleoside deaminase, translating to MKQSYPLFSHEYFMSKAMDLAHQAFEEGEVPVGAIVVTEQNQIIGKGYNQTERLKDVTAHAEVLAITAAANNLDAKYLRECRLYVTLEPCVMCAGALAWSQVDHVIFGANDVKRGYSKYSKDIINAKKEITSGILATESEQLIKQFFEQLRT from the coding sequence ATGAAACAATCCTATCCTCTTTTTTCGCACGAGTATTTTATGTCAAAAGCGATGGACTTAGCCCATCAGGCTTTTGAAGAAGGCGAGGTTCCCGTTGGGGCCATTGTGGTTACGGAGCAAAATCAGATTATAGGTAAAGGATATAATCAAACCGAACGATTAAAGGATGTAACAGCTCATGCAGAAGTATTGGCAATAACAGCAGCGGCAAATAACCTAGACGCTAAGTATTTAAGGGAATGTAGACTTTATGTGACATTAGAACCTTGTGTGATGTGTGCCGGGGCTTTGGCTTGGAGTCAGGTAGACCATGTTATTTTTGGGGCAAATGATGTAAAAAGGGGCTACAGTAAGTACTCCAAGGATATTATTAATGCCAAAAAGGAAATAACCTCTGGCATATTAGCTACGGAGTCAGAACAGCTGATAAAGCAATTTTTTGAACAATTGCGAACATAA
- a CDS encoding Fic family protein, whose protein sequence is MKLGLINTDGLKAYLDNFPDDVESVFENLEDLSESRVGYDFHQSNSVVFSSKIEGEEIELDSYIKHRFLGVSFKPDYTKRADDLYEAYSLAFSSKLTESNALKAHSLISKSLLPKSQRGVYRNAPMMIVDNDGRIVYEACDTAALKNEMRQFWEDVELLLSTKMVFAESLFFAAMIHLYWVKIHPLTDGNGRMGRLIEKWFLFEKLGEKAKMIHSERYYFENKEVYYSSLTALGLFYEKTAFNEAIKFLELLMNAIKAKK, encoded by the coding sequence TTGAAACTAGGCTTAATAAATACTGATGGTTTAAAGGCGTATTTGGATAATTTTCCAGATGACGTGGAATCTGTTTTTGAAAACTTGGAGGATTTATCAGAGAGTCGTGTTGGTTATGACTTTCATCAATCTAATTCTGTGGTTTTTTCCTCTAAAATAGAGGGAGAGGAGATTGAGCTCGATTCTTATATCAAACACAGGTTTTTAGGGGTGAGTTTTAAGCCAGATTATACCAAAAGGGCAGATGATTTATACGAGGCCTACAGTTTGGCTTTTAGTTCAAAGTTGACAGAGTCAAACGCATTAAAAGCTCACTCCCTGATTTCTAAAAGTTTGCTTCCAAAGAGCCAACGAGGTGTTTATAGGAATGCACCCATGATGATTGTGGACAATGATGGTAGGATAGTTTATGAAGCCTGCGATACAGCAGCTCTTAAAAATGAGATGCGACAGTTTTGGGAAGATGTAGAACTTTTACTTTCTACAAAAATGGTTTTCGCAGAATCCTTATTTTTTGCTGCAATGATTCATTTGTATTGGGTCAAAATACATCCTTTAACCGATGGGAATGGGAGAATGGGTCGCTTGATTGAAAAATGGTTTTTGTTTGAAAAGTTAGGCGAAAAGGCAAAAATGATACATTCAGAAAGGTATTATTTTGAAAACAAGGAGGTTTATTATTCCTCACTAACTGCCTTGGGATTGTTTTATGAGAAGACGGCTTTTAACGAGGCCATTAAGTTTTTAGAATTATTAATGAATGCGATTAAAGCAAAGAAATGA